The following proteins come from a genomic window of Lycium ferocissimum isolate CSIRO_LF1 chromosome 4, AGI_CSIRO_Lferr_CH_V1, whole genome shotgun sequence:
- the LOC132052033 gene encoding cyclin-A2-2: MRNATMTTGSSNLKVPTMRITRARAKTLGSSGGLPPLHPSVRQDKKQGQVTQGTKSKRSASDENGPVNSASTASQQPKRRAVLRDVTNVLCENSYMNCINGSKFQVKKFSNKRNSKVTPAILVKRPKLEDRKESMIEEAKKVKVEESQQHCSQADFKDHALTQPSEYITPAQCGLVDLMPVNRCSCNGITLLNTTQKDESKGCQKQEGSDALGIADIDSKHKDPLMCSLYAPDIYSNLHAMELDRRPSFNYMEKIQRDVNKGMRSILIDWLVEVSEEYRLVPDTLYLTVHLIDRFLSEHYIEKQKLQLLGVTCMLIASKYEEICAPRVEEFCFITDNTYAKEEVVRMESLVLNFLGFQLAAPTTKKFLRRFVQAAQASYEVPSVELEFMANYLAELTLAEYSFLKFLPSVTAASAVFLARWTLDQSNNPWNPTLEHYTRYKALELKTTVLLLQDLQMNTSGSTLNAIREKYRQPKFKSVATLSSPKPVQSLF, encoded by the exons ATGAGGAATGCAACTATGACAACTGGATCTTCTAATCTTAAAGTGCCCACTATGCGAATCACAAGAGCACGGGCAAAAACATTGGGTTCATCAGGAGGATTACCACCTCTACACCCGTCTGTCAGACAAGATAAGAAACAGGGACAGGTAACACAGGGAACAAAGTCCAAAAGATCAGCCTCAGATGAGAACGGACCAGTTAATTCTGCTAGTACTGCTTCTCAACAGCCTAAGCGAAGGGCTGTTCTCAGGGATGTCACCAATGTACTTTGTGAAAATTCATACATGAATTGCATCAACGGAAGCAAATTTCAG GTTAAGAAATTCTCTAATAAGCGGAATTCAAAGGTGACACCCGCTATTTTAGTGAAAAGACCAAAGCTTGAAGATAGAAAAGAGAGTATGAttgaagaagcaaaaaaagTAAAGGTTGAGGAATCACAACAACACTGTTCACAAGCAGACTTCAAGGACCATGCATTAACTCAGCCAAGCGAATATATAACCCCTGCTCAGTGTGGTTTAGTTGATCTTATGCCTGTCAATAGGTGTTCATGTAATGGCATTACACTCCTGAATACAACACAAAAAG ATGAAAGCAAGGGTTGCCAGAAACAAGAAGGCTCCGATGCTCTTGGTATTGCAGATATAGATTCAAAACACAAGGATCCACTAATGTGTAGTCTGTATGCTCCTGATATATATAGCAATTTGCATGCCATGGAG CTTGACCGGCGGCCTTCCTTTAATTACATGGAAAAGATTCAGCGGGACGTTAACAAGGGTATGCGAAGTATTCTCATTGATTGGCTTGTGGAG GTTTCTGAAGAATACAGGCTGGTTCCAGACACTCTTTACCTGACTGTACATCTCATTGATAGGTTCCTCTCTGAGCATTACATTGAAAAACAAAAGCTGCAGCTGCTTGGAGTTACCTGCATGCTAATTGCTTC CAAATACGAAGAAATTTGTGCACCTCGTGTGGAAGAATTTTGCTTTATTACAGACAACACTTACGCGAAAGAAGAG GTAGTAAGAATGGAAAGtcttgttttgaattttttgggcTTTCAACTTGCTGCTCCGACTACAAAAAAATTCCTGAG GAGATTCGTTCAAGCAGCACAAGCTTCTTATGAG GTTCCCTCTGTTGAACTGGAATTCATGGCAAACTATTTAGCAGAGCTAACACTAGCTGAATATAGTTTTCTTAAGTTTCTTCCATCTGTTACTGCTGCGTCGGCTGTATTTCTAGCCAGATGGACACTTGATCAATCTAACAACCCTTGG AATCCGACTTTGGAGCACTACACTAGATATAAGGCGTTAGAGCTCAAAACCACAGTTCTTTTGCTGCAAGATTTACAGATGAACACCAGTGGAAGCACCCTGAATGCCATTCGTGAAAAGTATAGACAGCCAAAG TTCAAGTCCGTGGCAACTTTATCGTCTCCAAAACCAGTCCAATCACTGTTCTAG